TGATCATATGTACATTAGTTTGAAACTCTTAGAAGTTAGATAGTATATTATTCaagatatcttttttttaatagttcaGAATCGATACTTGAACCTTATATTCAAGAGAAGAAACAAGaaacaatgaaaatataaattcacTACAAGTTCTTTGTTATTATTtggtgagaaaaaaaataatatatacctTAACGAagcaaatttcataaatttcttcGGAAGTGAGGTGCAACATTTTCTCTGCAATTTCATTTGAAACAATAGCTGTTGCAAAACCGTTGTTGTCCTTAACAGTAACTTCAAATTGACACCTGTTTtgataattaatgaaaaaatttaaaagtaatggTCAGTTAAGacatttatttgtttgaataaacaaaataaataatcttaattatttattaataattttaattttgtagaaGAGCAAATATACCTAAGAATAAGATGTGTGGATCGGTGACAAGTTGTGCAGTAGATTTCCCTTCGCACATTATATCTTGTGAATAATTGCTTACAATTTGAGCATGCTAACACACTAAAGAGTTGATCCTTACTTGCAAGACACAATTCAGCctcaatattaaatatttgtccCTTCAAATTCAATAATACCAAATATTATTCA
This window of the Solanum pennellii chromosome 2, SPENNV200 genome carries:
- the LOC107010522 gene encoding uncharacterized protein LOC107010522, giving the protein MLIPFEDDIISVANIQAQPPGQIFNIEAELCLASKDQLFSVLACSNCKQLFTRYNVRREIYCTTCHRSTHLILRCQFEVTVKDNNGFATAIVSNEIAEKMLHLTSEEIYEICFVKKGTLSLQNVEDQLNGKIFNIQMESLFTKKLDATQKLSILSYLEKEDVVHNQ